The following proteins come from a genomic window of Enterobacter chengduensis:
- the xylH gene encoding xylose ABC transporter permease XylH, translating into MSKSNPSDIKVAVPTPGAFAGLKALNLQVFVMIAAIIVIMLFFTWMTDGSYLSARNVSNLLRQTAITGILAVGMVFVIISAEIDLSVGSMMGLLGGVAAIFDVWLGWPLPLTVAVTLVLGLVLGAWNGWWVAYRKVPSFIVTLAGMLAFRGILIGITNGTTVSPTSAAMSQIGQSYLPDGVGFTLGVVGLLAFVAWQWRGRVRRQALGLASPASTSVVGRQALTAVIVLGAIWLLNDYRGVPTPVLLLALLLLGGMFMATRTAFGRRIYAIGGNLEAARLSGINVERTKLAVFAINGLMVAIAGLILSSRLGAGSPSAGNIAELDAIAACVIGGTSLAGGIGSVAGAVMGAFIMASLDNGMSMMDVPTFWQYIVKGAILLLAVWMDSATKRRA; encoded by the coding sequence ATGTCGAAAAGCAATCCGTCTGATATCAAAGTCGCCGTCCCGACGCCCGGTGCGTTCGCGGGGCTCAAAGCGCTAAACCTGCAGGTTTTTGTCATGATCGCGGCAATTATCGTCATCATGCTGTTCTTTACCTGGATGACCGATGGCTCATACCTGAGCGCGCGTAACGTCTCCAACCTGCTTCGCCAGACCGCTATCACCGGCATTCTGGCCGTGGGCATGGTGTTCGTGATTATCTCCGCGGAGATTGACCTGTCGGTCGGTTCGATGATGGGGCTTCTCGGCGGCGTGGCGGCCATTTTTGACGTCTGGCTCGGCTGGCCGCTGCCGCTGACCGTGGCGGTCACGCTGGTATTGGGGCTGGTACTGGGCGCCTGGAACGGCTGGTGGGTTGCCTACCGTAAGGTGCCATCGTTTATTGTCACCCTGGCGGGAATGCTGGCCTTCCGCGGGATCTTAATCGGCATCACTAACGGCACCACCGTCTCACCGACCAGTGCGGCCATGTCGCAAATTGGTCAGAGCTACCTCCCGGATGGCGTGGGTTTTACTCTCGGCGTGGTGGGGTTGCTGGCGTTTGTCGCATGGCAGTGGCGGGGACGCGTCCGTCGTCAGGCGCTGGGGCTGGCTTCCCCTGCGTCAACGTCGGTGGTGGGGCGTCAGGCGCTCACGGCGGTCATTGTGCTGGGCGCCATCTGGCTCCTGAATGACTATCGCGGCGTCCCGACACCGGTCCTGCTGCTGGCACTGTTACTGTTGGGCGGCATGTTTATGGCGACGCGCACCGCGTTTGGTCGCCGCATTTATGCCATTGGCGGCAACCTTGAGGCTGCCCGCCTCTCGGGTATTAACGTCGAGCGTACCAAGCTGGCGGTCTTCGCCATTAACGGCCTGATGGTCGCTATCGCCGGGTTGATCCTCAGCTCGCGTCTGGGGGCCGGATCTCCCTCCGCCGGTAACATCGCCGAGCTGGATGCGATCGCCGCCTGCGTCATTGGCGGCACCAGCCTCGCAGGCGGTATCGGTAGCGTCGCGGGCGCGGTGATGGGGGCATTTATCATGGCGTCGTTGGATAACGGAATGAGTATGATGGACGTCCCGACGTTTTGGCAGTATATCGTCAAGGGGGCCATTCTTTTACTGGCAGTCTGGATGGACTCGGCCACCAAGCGACGGGCCTGA
- the xylA gene encoding xylose isomerase, whose translation MQAYFDQLDRVRYEGPKTANPLAFRHYNPDELVLGKRMEDHLRFAACYWHTFCWNGADMFGVGSFDRPWQQPGEAIELAKRKADVAFEFFHKLNVPYYCFHDVDVSPEGASLKEYLNNFAQMVDVLAAKQQQSGVKLLWGTANCFTNPRYGAGAATNPDPEVFSWAATQVVTAMNATHQLGGENYVLWGGREGYETLLNTDLRQEREQIGRFMQMVVDHKHKIGFRGTLLIEPKPQEPTKHQYDYDVATVYGFLKQFGLEKEIKVNIEANHATLAGHSFHHEIASAIALGIFGSVDANRGDAQLGWDTDQFPNSVEENALVMYEIIKAGGFTTGGLNFDAKVRRQSTDKYDLFYGHIGAMDTMALALKVAARMIEDGELDKRVAKRYSGWNSELGQQILKGQLSLADIAKYAEQHQLAPQHQSGHQELLENLVNHYLFDK comes from the coding sequence ATGCAAGCTTATTTCGACCAACTCGATCGTGTTCGTTACGAAGGCCCAAAAACGGCCAATCCTTTAGCTTTTCGTCACTACAACCCGGATGAGCTGGTGCTGGGTAAGCGCATGGAAGATCATCTGCGCTTTGCCGCCTGTTACTGGCATACCTTCTGCTGGAACGGTGCCGATATGTTCGGCGTGGGTTCCTTTGACCGCCCATGGCAGCAGCCGGGCGAGGCTATCGAGCTGGCAAAGCGCAAAGCCGATGTGGCATTTGAGTTCTTCCACAAGCTGAACGTGCCGTACTACTGCTTCCATGACGTGGACGTGTCGCCGGAAGGCGCGTCGCTGAAAGAGTACCTGAACAACTTCGCGCAGATGGTAGACGTGCTGGCGGCGAAACAGCAGCAAAGCGGCGTGAAGCTGCTCTGGGGTACGGCAAACTGCTTCACCAATCCTCGCTACGGCGCGGGTGCAGCAACTAACCCTGACCCAGAGGTATTTAGCTGGGCGGCTACGCAGGTGGTGACGGCCATGAACGCCACGCATCAGCTGGGCGGCGAAAACTATGTCCTGTGGGGCGGCCGTGAAGGTTATGAAACCCTCCTGAACACCGACCTGCGTCAGGAGCGCGAGCAGATTGGCCGCTTTATGCAGATGGTTGTCGACCACAAGCATAAAATCGGCTTCCGCGGCACGCTGCTGATTGAGCCGAAACCGCAGGAACCGACGAAGCACCAGTATGACTACGACGTGGCGACGGTGTATGGCTTCCTGAAGCAGTTCGGTCTGGAAAAAGAGATTAAAGTTAACATTGAAGCAAACCACGCCACGCTGGCGGGCCACTCATTCCATCACGAGATTGCGTCTGCGATTGCGCTGGGCATTTTCGGCTCTGTGGATGCGAACCGAGGCGATGCGCAGCTGGGCTGGGATACAGACCAGTTCCCGAACAGCGTGGAAGAGAATGCGCTGGTGATGTATGAAATCATCAAGGCGGGCGGTTTCACCACCGGCGGCCTGAACTTTGACGCCAAGGTGCGTCGTCAGAGCACCGACAAATACGATCTGTTCTACGGCCACATTGGCGCAATGGACACCATGGCGCTGGCGCTGAAGGTGGCGGCTCGCATGATTGAAGACGGCGAGCTCGATAAACGCGTGGCGAAGCGCTACAGCGGCTGGAACAGTGAGCTGGGCCAGCAAATTTTGAAAGGCCAGTTATCGCTTGCGGACATCGCGAAGTACGCTGAACAACATCAGCTGGCACCGCAGCACCAGAGCGGGCACCAGGAGCTGCTGGAAAATCTGGTCAATCACTACCTGTTCGATAAATAA
- the xylR gene encoding D-xylose utilization transcriptional activator XylR (D-xylose enhances binding of XylR to the xyl promoter and activates transcription.): MFEKRHRITLLFNANKAYDRQVVEGVGEYLQASQSEWDIFIEEDFRTRLENIKDWLGDGVIADYDDPVIEQLLTDVDVPIVGVGGSYHSPEHYPPVHYIATDNHALVEAAFLHLKEKGVHRFAFYGLPATSGKRWAVEREHAFCQLVAQEKYRGVVYQGLETAPENWQHAQNRLADWLQTLPPQTGIIAVTDARARHVLQVCEHLHIPVPEKLCVIGIDNEELTRYLSRVALSSVAQGTRQMGYQAAKLLHRLLDKESLPLQRLLVPPVRVVERRSTDYRSLSDPAVIQAMHYIRNHACKGIKVDQVLDSVGISRSNLEKRFKEEVGETIHAVIHAEKLEKARSLLISTSLSINEISQMCGYPSLQYFYSVFRKEYDTTPKEYRDRHSEVLI; the protein is encoded by the coding sequence ATGTTTGAAAAGCGTCACCGCATTACGTTGTTATTCAATGCCAACAAAGCCTACGACCGTCAGGTGGTAGAAGGCGTTGGCGAATATTTGCAGGCGTCGCAATCTGAGTGGGATATCTTTATTGAAGAGGATTTCCGCACTCGTCTCGAGAACATCAAAGACTGGCTGGGGGATGGCGTCATCGCCGACTACGACGATCCCGTCATTGAGCAGCTGCTGACCGACGTCGACGTTCCGATCGTGGGCGTCGGCGGCTCCTACCATTCCCCCGAACACTATCCGCCGGTTCACTATATTGCCACCGATAACCATGCCCTGGTCGAGGCCGCCTTTCTCCATCTAAAAGAGAAAGGCGTTCACCGCTTCGCGTTCTATGGTTTACCCGCCACCAGCGGCAAGCGCTGGGCCGTTGAGCGTGAACACGCGTTTTGCCAGCTGGTCGCGCAGGAGAAGTATCGCGGCGTGGTGTACCAGGGGCTGGAGACGGCTCCGGAAAACTGGCAGCACGCGCAAAACCGCCTCGCTGACTGGCTGCAAACGCTGCCGCCGCAAACCGGGATTATTGCCGTGACGGACGCACGCGCGCGCCACGTGCTGCAGGTCTGCGAACATTTACACATTCCGGTGCCGGAAAAGCTGTGCGTGATTGGCATTGATAACGAAGAGCTTACCCGCTATCTCTCCCGCGTGGCGCTCTCCTCCGTTGCGCAGGGCACGCGTCAGATGGGGTATCAGGCGGCGAAGCTGCTGCATCGTCTGCTGGATAAAGAATCTCTGCCGCTTCAGCGCCTGCTCGTGCCGCCTGTCCGCGTCGTAGAACGCCGCTCAACCGATTATCGCTCCTTAAGCGATCCGGCCGTCATTCAGGCCATGCACTATATTCGCAACCACGCCTGCAAAGGGATAAAGGTCGATCAGGTGCTGGATTCGGTGGGCATTTCGCGTTCGAATCTGGAGAAGCGTTTTAAAGAAGAGGTGGGCGAAACCATCCATGCCGTCATCCATGCGGAGAAGCTGGAGAAAGCCCGCAGCCTGCTCATTTCCACATCGCTGTCGATCAATGAAATCTCGCAGATGTGCGGTTACCCGTCGCTGCAATATTTCTACTCGGTGTTCCGCAAAGAGTATGACACCACGCCAAAAGAGTACCGGGATCGCCACAGCGAGGTGCTGATTTAG
- the xylB gene encoding xylulokinase: MYIGIDLGTSGVKAILLSEQGDVLATQTETLQVSRPHPLWSEQDPEQWWQATDRAIKALGEKHSLRNVKALGIAGQMHGATLLDSQHRVLRPAILWNDGRCAEECALLETRVPTSREITGNLMMPGFTAPKLLWVQRHEPEIFRQVAKVLLPKDYLRFRMTGDFASDMSDAAGTMWLDVAKRDWSEAMLDACHLTRGHMPALFEGSEVTGTLLPAVAERWNMPAVPVVAGGGDNAAGAVGVGMVEAGQAMLSLGTSGVYFAVSDGYRSNPESAVHSFCHALPGKWHLMSVMLSAASCLDWAAKLTGMADVPSLISAAQQADDAAGTVWFLPYLSGERTPHNNPEAKGVFFGLTHQHGPAELARAVLEGVGYALADGMDVVHDCGLKPTSVTLIGGGARSPYWRQMLADISGLQLDFRTGGDVGPALGAARLAQIAMNPEKPLSTLLPQLPLEQAHLPDAASHARYAERRDVFRKIYQQLLPLMS, from the coding sequence ATGTACATCGGGATCGATCTTGGCACATCGGGTGTGAAAGCCATCCTGTTAAGCGAGCAGGGCGACGTGTTAGCCACGCAGACGGAAACGCTGCAGGTTTCACGTCCGCATCCGCTGTGGTCGGAACAGGATCCGGAGCAGTGGTGGCAGGCGACGGATCGCGCAATCAAAGCCTTAGGTGAGAAACATAGCCTTCGTAACGTGAAGGCGCTGGGCATTGCCGGACAAATGCACGGCGCTACGCTGCTGGATAGCCAGCATCGCGTGTTGCGTCCAGCGATACTCTGGAACGATGGCCGCTGTGCGGAAGAGTGCGCGCTTCTTGAGACGCGTGTACCCACGTCGCGTGAGATTACCGGCAACCTGATGATGCCCGGCTTTACCGCGCCCAAACTTCTGTGGGTGCAGCGACACGAGCCGGAGATTTTCCGTCAGGTGGCGAAAGTCCTGCTGCCGAAAGATTATCTGCGCTTTCGCATGACGGGCGATTTTGCCTCCGACATGTCCGATGCCGCCGGCACGATGTGGCTCGACGTGGCGAAACGCGACTGGAGCGAGGCGATGCTGGATGCCTGCCATCTGACCCGCGGACATATGCCCGCGCTGTTCGAAGGTAGTGAGGTGACAGGCACGCTGCTGCCAGCCGTTGCTGAACGCTGGAACATGCCTGCCGTACCGGTGGTGGCCGGGGGCGGCGATAATGCGGCGGGAGCTGTCGGCGTCGGCATGGTTGAGGCGGGGCAGGCGATGCTGTCGCTGGGAACGTCTGGCGTCTATTTTGCCGTCAGCGACGGGTATCGCAGCAATCCCGAAAGCGCTGTGCACAGTTTCTGCCATGCCCTTCCGGGGAAATGGCATTTGATGTCGGTGATGCTCAGCGCGGCGTCCTGCCTGGACTGGGCGGCAAAACTCACCGGCATGGCCGACGTGCCGTCGCTCATCTCTGCGGCGCAGCAGGCGGATGACGCTGCGGGAACGGTCTGGTTTTTACCGTATCTTTCCGGCGAACGAACGCCGCACAACAACCCGGAAGCGAAAGGGGTGTTCTTTGGCTTAACCCATCAGCATGGCCCGGCAGAACTGGCGCGTGCGGTTCTTGAAGGCGTAGGCTATGCGCTGGCTGACGGAATGGACGTAGTGCACGACTGCGGCCTGAAGCCCACGAGCGTCACCCTGATTGGCGGCGGCGCGCGAAGCCCTTACTGGCGACAGATGCTGGCCGACATCAGCGGTTTGCAGCTGGATTTCCGCACCGGAGGGGATGTCGGGCCCGCGCTGGGCGCCGCGCGGCTGGCGCAAATCGCCATGAACCCCGAAAAACCGCTTTCAACGCTGTTGCCACAGCTCCCGCTTGAACAGGCGCACTTGCCTGATGCGGCGAGCCATGCGCGGTACGCGGAAAGGCGCGACGTGTTCCGTAAAATCTACCAGCAGCTGCTGCCGCTGATGTCGTAA
- the xylF gene encoding D-xylose ABC transporter substrate-binding protein, with translation MKIKNLTLTLCTTLLLASFAGQAKEVKIGMAIDDLRLERWQKDRDIFVKKAESLGASVFVQSANGNEETQMSQIENMINRGVDVLVIIPYNGQVLSNVVKEARQEGIKVLAYDRMINNADIDYYISFDNEKVGELQAQSLIDKVPQGNYFLMGGSPVDNNAKLFREGQMKVLKPYIDNGKIKVVGDQWADGWLPENALKIMENALTANNNKIDAVVASNDATAGGAIQALSAQGLAGKVAISGQDADLAGVKRIIAGTQTMTVYKPITQLANTAAEIAVELGNGKQPKADATLNNGLKDVPARLLTPIEVNKENIDATVIKDGFHKKSEL, from the coding sequence ATGAAGATAAAGAACCTGACCCTAACGCTCTGCACTACTCTCCTCCTTGCAAGCTTTGCAGGACAGGCCAAAGAGGTCAAAATTGGCATGGCCATTGATGACCTGCGCCTGGAGCGCTGGCAAAAAGATCGCGATATTTTTGTGAAGAAAGCAGAATCCCTCGGCGCCAGCGTGTTTGTACAGTCGGCTAACGGCAACGAAGAAACGCAAATGTCGCAGATCGAGAATATGATTAACCGTGGCGTTGATGTGCTGGTTATTATCCCCTATAACGGCCAGGTATTAAGTAACGTGGTGAAAGAAGCCAGGCAGGAAGGCATAAAAGTGCTGGCCTATGACCGCATGATTAATAATGCGGATATTGATTATTATATTTCGTTCGACAATGAAAAAGTGGGCGAATTACAGGCGCAAAGCCTGATCGACAAAGTGCCTCAGGGGAATTATTTCCTGATGGGTGGTTCGCCGGTGGATAACAACGCCAAACTGTTCCGCGAAGGACAAATGAAAGTCCTTAAGCCGTACATTGATAACGGGAAAATTAAGGTGGTCGGCGATCAATGGGCCGACGGCTGGCTGCCAGAAAACGCGCTGAAGATTATGGAAAACGCGCTAACGGCCAATAACAACAAAATTGATGCGGTCGTGGCCTCCAACGATGCCACCGCAGGCGGCGCCATTCAGGCGCTGAGCGCCCAGGGTCTGGCGGGGAAAGTCGCTATCTCAGGGCAGGACGCCGATCTGGCCGGGGTAAAACGTATTATCGCAGGCACCCAGACCATGACGGTCTACAAACCGATTACCCAGCTTGCCAATACGGCGGCAGAAATTGCCGTGGAGCTGGGTAATGGCAAGCAACCTAAAGCAGATGCGACCCTGAATAACGGGCTTAAAGACGTTCCGGCCCGTCTGCTCACGCCAATAGAAGTCAATAAAGAGAACATTGACGCCACCGTCATCAAAGATGGTTTCCACAAGAAGAGCGAACTGTAA
- a CDS encoding protein bax produces MISTPIRRYGAAILMLLTTAFSGEVLAKTHTDTTSKKAHVIKTTSSKVSSKQEYSRNSAKSSSLPDLRKYPSGTPRKKAFLRTVMPYITSQNAAITADRNWLISKQYDSRWSPSERARLKDITKRYKLSWNGNTRRVPWNALLERVDIIPNSMVATMAAAESGWGTSKLARSNNNLFGMKCVKGRCNNAPGKVKGYSQFESVKDSVSAYVVNLNTHPAYSSFRKSRAQLRKADQEVTATTMIHKLKGYSTKGQSYNNYLFAMYQDNQRLIAAHM; encoded by the coding sequence ATGATATCGACTCCCATTCGACGATATGGGGCTGCGATACTCATGTTACTCACCACGGCATTTTCGGGTGAGGTGCTTGCGAAGACGCACACGGATACAACGAGTAAGAAAGCCCACGTAATAAAGACGACAAGTAGTAAGGTTAGCAGTAAACAAGAGTATTCTCGCAATAGTGCAAAGAGTAGTTCACTTCCTGATTTGCGAAAATACCCTTCCGGGACACCAAGGAAAAAAGCGTTTCTCCGGACGGTAATGCCTTACATCACGAGTCAAAATGCCGCGATTACTGCGGATCGTAACTGGCTGATTTCTAAACAGTACGATAGCCGCTGGTCGCCGTCTGAACGCGCGCGTCTGAAAGATATCACCAAGCGCTATAAGCTGAGCTGGAACGGTAACACCCGTCGTGTGCCGTGGAATGCTCTCCTTGAGCGTGTCGATATCATCCCGAATAGCATGGTTGCGACCATGGCGGCAGCCGAAAGCGGCTGGGGTACGTCAAAGCTGGCACGCAGCAACAACAACCTTTTCGGCATGAAATGCGTGAAAGGGCGTTGTAACAATGCGCCAGGCAAGGTGAAAGGCTATTCGCAGTTTGAATCCGTGAAGGATTCCGTGAGCGCCTACGTGGTGAATTTGAATACGCATCCGGCCTACTCATCGTTCCGTAAATCACGCGCTCAGCTGCGTAAAGCGGATCAGGAAGTGACGGCCACCACGATGATCCACAAGCTGAAAGGTTATTCGACGAAGGGGCAGAGCTATAACAACTACCTGTTCGCCATGTACCAGGATAACCAGCGCTTAATCGCCGCACACATGTAA
- a CDS encoding xylose ABC transporter ATP-binding protein → MPYLLEMKSITKRFGAVKAVDNVSLRLNPGEVVSLCGENGSGKSTLMKVLCGIYPHGSYEGEIVFAGEVIQATHIRDTERKGIAIIHQELALVKHLTVLENIFLGAEISRHGVLDYDTMTLRCEKLLAQVSLHISPNTRVGDLGLGQQQLVEIAKALNKQVRLLILDEPTASLTEQETAVLLNIIRDLQNHGIACIYISHKLNEVKAISDTICVIRDGQHIGTREAAGMSEDDIITMMVGRELTALYPSEPHATGDEVLRVENLTAWHPVNRHIKRVNNISFSLHSGEILGIAGLVGAGRTEAVQCLFGVWPGRWEGTIFIDGQPVKIDNCQQAIAHGIAMVPEDRKKDGIVPVMAVGKNITLAALDRFSGTLSSLDDAAEQQCILQSLARLKVKTSSPELAIGRLSGGNQQKAILARCLLLNPRILILDEPTRGIDIGAKYEIYKLINQLVQQGIAVIVISSELPEVLGLSDRVLVMHEGKLKANLINQNLTQEQVMEAALRSERHVEKQSV, encoded by the coding sequence ATGCCTTATTTACTTGAAATGAAAAGCATCACCAAACGCTTCGGCGCGGTGAAAGCCGTCGACAACGTCAGCCTCCGGTTGAACCCCGGCGAAGTGGTTTCGCTGTGCGGTGAGAACGGTTCGGGCAAGTCAACGCTGATGAAAGTGCTGTGCGGGATCTACCCGCACGGGAGCTACGAAGGCGAAATCGTCTTTGCCGGTGAAGTTATCCAGGCGACACACATCCGCGATACCGAACGTAAAGGCATCGCCATCATCCACCAGGAGCTGGCGCTGGTGAAGCATCTCACCGTGCTGGAGAACATTTTCCTCGGAGCCGAAATTTCCCGCCACGGCGTGCTGGACTACGACACCATGACGCTGCGCTGTGAAAAGCTGCTGGCGCAGGTGAGCCTCCACATTTCACCCAATACGCGCGTGGGGGACCTGGGGCTGGGGCAGCAGCAGCTGGTCGAAATCGCTAAGGCGCTCAATAAACAGGTCAGGCTGCTGATCCTTGATGAGCCCACGGCCTCGCTCACCGAACAGGAAACCGCGGTTCTGCTCAATATCATTCGCGATCTGCAAAACCACGGTATCGCCTGCATCTACATTTCGCACAAGCTGAACGAGGTGAAAGCCATTTCGGACACCATCTGCGTGATCCGCGACGGGCAACACATCGGCACGCGTGAAGCCGCAGGGATGAGTGAAGATGACATCATCACCATGATGGTGGGCCGCGAGCTGACGGCGCTCTACCCGAGTGAACCTCACGCAACGGGCGATGAAGTCCTGCGCGTGGAAAACCTGACCGCGTGGCACCCCGTTAACCGCCACATCAAGCGCGTGAATAACATCTCATTTTCCCTTCACAGCGGCGAAATTCTCGGTATTGCCGGGTTAGTCGGCGCAGGGCGCACGGAGGCCGTGCAGTGTCTGTTTGGCGTGTGGCCGGGGCGCTGGGAGGGCACGATATTTATCGACGGCCAGCCGGTGAAAATTGACAACTGCCAGCAGGCGATTGCCCACGGCATTGCTATGGTGCCGGAAGATCGCAAAAAAGACGGCATCGTACCCGTCATGGCGGTAGGGAAAAACATTACGCTTGCGGCACTCGATCGGTTCTCGGGCACGCTGAGCAGCCTGGACGATGCCGCAGAGCAGCAGTGTATTCTTCAGTCGCTGGCCCGGCTGAAGGTCAAAACCTCTTCACCGGAACTGGCGATTGGCCGCCTGAGCGGCGGCAACCAGCAGAAGGCGATTCTGGCGCGCTGCCTGCTTCTCAACCCACGCATTTTAATCCTTGATGAGCCGACGCGTGGAATCGATATCGGTGCCAAATATGAAATCTACAAACTGATTAATCAGCTTGTTCAGCAAGGGATTGCCGTCATTGTCATTTCGTCTGAGTTACCCGAAGTGCTCGGCCTGAGCGACCGCGTGCTGGTCATGCACGAGGGGAAACTGAAAGCCAACCTGATTAACCAGAACCTGACGCAGGAGCAGGTGATGGAAGCCGCTTTAAGGAGCGAACGTCATGTCGAAAAGCAATCCGTCTGA